Proteins encoded together in one Hymenobacter monticola window:
- the purU gene encoding formyltetrahydrofolate deformylase: MANLLLIHCPAEPGLIYKITGVLFKHSLNIVRNGEFVDRESNHFFMRTEITGAFDAETLQAELRAALPLAASIRLTTNQPKNIVLMATKEHHCLSELLVRHEFGELNARVLAVISNYEVLGDLTRKFSLPFHYLPHADRTREAHEAEVLAVLAQYQPDFVVLAKYMRILTPEFVAHYANRLINIHHSFLPAFVGASPYAQAYARGVKIIGATAHFVNEQLDQGPIIAQNVIPIDHTQSAHEMAQAGRDVEKIVLARSLKMVFDEQVFVHGNKTVIFD, encoded by the coding sequence ATGGCAAACCTGCTACTCATCCATTGCCCCGCCGAACCGGGCCTGATTTATAAAATCACGGGCGTGCTGTTCAAACACAGCCTCAACATTGTGCGCAACGGCGAATTTGTGGACCGCGAAAGCAACCACTTTTTCATGCGCACCGAAATTACCGGCGCTTTCGACGCCGAAACGCTGCAAGCTGAATTGCGCGCGGCCTTGCCTTTAGCGGCCAGCATCCGCCTCACCACCAACCAGCCCAAAAATATTGTGCTGATGGCCACCAAGGAGCACCACTGCCTAAGCGAGCTACTGGTGCGCCACGAGTTTGGCGAGTTGAATGCCCGCGTGCTGGCCGTCATCAGCAACTACGAGGTGCTCGGCGACCTCACCCGCAAGTTCAGCCTCCCCTTCCACTACCTGCCCCACGCCGACCGTACCCGCGAAGCGCACGAGGCCGAGGTGCTGGCCGTGCTGGCCCAATACCAGCCCGATTTTGTGGTGCTGGCCAAGTACATGCGCATCCTGACTCCAGAATTTGTGGCGCACTACGCCAACCGCCTCATCAACATTCACCATTCCTTCCTGCCCGCCTTCGTGGGGGCCAGTCCCTACGCGCAGGCCTACGCCCGGGGCGTGAAAATCATCGGGGCCACCGCCCACTTCGTGAACGAGCAGCTCGACCAGGGTCCCATCATTGCCCAAAACGTCATTCCCATCGACCACACCCAGAGCGCCCACGAAATGGCCCAGGCCGGCCGCGACGTGGAGAAAATAGTGCTGGCCCGCTCCCTCAAAATGGTATTCGATGAGCAGGTGTTTGTGCACGGCAACAAAACCGTAATCTTCGATTGA
- the preA gene encoding NAD-dependent dihydropyrimidine dehydrogenase subunit PreA codes for MPDLSINFAGIKSPNPFWLASAPPTNSGYQVMKAFDAGWGGAVWKTLGVPVVNVSSRYGGVNYRDKRLVGFNNIELISDRPLSHNLREIEEVKKRFPNHAVIASLMVQSRQEWHDIVRASEDAGADGLELNFGCPHGMCERGMGSAVGQEPKVLQMIVEWVMEVARKPVIVKLTPNISDITEPALAARRGGADAISLINTIQSIVGVDLDRFAPYPIVDGKGTNGGYCGPAVKPIALNMVKNCAQHPDVRLPISGIGGIENWRDAVEHILLGASSVQVCTAVMHFGFGIIREMTSGLEQYMVEKGFNTINDMVGKALPNVLHWEDLNMKYKVTANINEDKCIGCQLCYTACEDGAHQAIKLNAGTRVPEIIEENCVGCNLCSLVCPVEQCITMEQTDSGTQHLTWKERTEAGDIPTKFEDEQAGGRHHWVPEPSAALGKERYKTLPGKARIISGETVAPAEA; via the coding sequence ATGCCCGACCTCTCAATAAATTTCGCCGGCATCAAATCGCCGAACCCATTCTGGCTGGCTTCGGCCCCGCCCACCAATTCCGGCTATCAGGTCATGAAAGCGTTCGACGCCGGCTGGGGCGGCGCGGTGTGGAAGACGCTGGGCGTGCCCGTCGTGAACGTGTCGAGCCGCTACGGCGGTGTGAACTACCGCGACAAACGATTGGTCGGCTTTAACAACATCGAGCTGATTTCGGACCGACCGCTCTCGCACAACCTGCGCGAGATTGAGGAAGTGAAAAAGCGCTTCCCCAACCACGCCGTCATCGCCTCGCTCATGGTGCAGAGCCGGCAGGAGTGGCACGACATCGTGCGCGCGTCGGAGGATGCGGGCGCCGACGGTCTGGAACTGAACTTTGGCTGCCCGCACGGCATGTGCGAGCGGGGCATGGGCTCGGCGGTAGGGCAGGAGCCCAAGGTGCTGCAAATGATAGTGGAATGGGTGATGGAGGTGGCCCGGAAGCCCGTCATCGTGAAGCTTACGCCCAACATTTCCGATATCACCGAGCCGGCCCTGGCCGCCCGCCGCGGCGGCGCCGATGCCATCTCGCTCATCAACACGATTCAGAGCATTGTGGGGGTTGATTTGGACCGGTTTGCCCCGTACCCCATTGTGGACGGCAAGGGCACCAACGGCGGCTACTGCGGCCCGGCCGTGAAGCCCATTGCCCTGAACATGGTGAAGAACTGCGCCCAGCACCCCGACGTGCGCCTGCCCATTTCGGGCATCGGTGGCATTGAAAACTGGCGCGATGCGGTAGAGCACATTCTGCTGGGCGCCAGCTCGGTGCAGGTGTGCACGGCGGTGATGCACTTTGGCTTCGGCATCATTCGCGAAATGACATCGGGCCTGGAGCAGTACATGGTCGAGAAGGGCTTCAACACCATCAACGACATGGTGGGCAAGGCCCTGCCCAACGTGCTGCACTGGGAAGACCTGAACATGAAGTACAAGGTAACGGCCAACATCAACGAGGACAAGTGCATCGGCTGCCAGCTGTGCTACACGGCCTGCGAAGACGGCGCCCACCAGGCCATCAAGCTGAACGCCGGCACCCGCGTGCCCGAAATCATCGAGGAAAACTGTGTGGGCTGCAACCTATGCTCGCTGGTGTGCCCCGTCGAGCAGTGCATTACCATGGAGCAGACCGATTCCGGCACCCAGCACCTCACCTGGAAGGAGCGCACCGAAGCCGGCGATATTCCCACCAAGTTTGAGGATGAACAGGCCGGCGGCCGCCACCACTGGGTGCCCGAACCCAGCGCCGCTCTGGGCAAGGAGCGCTACAAAACGCTGCCCGGCAAAGCCCGGATTATCAGTGGGGAAACCGTGGCGCCGGCGGAAGCTTAG
- a CDS encoding FAD-dependent oxidoreductase codes for MAEFSTPTTEQQFAENFAQLKPVMNRTEALYESSRCLFCFDAPCIKACPSGIDIPQFIRQINSGNDTGAARTIYEANYFGNACGKVCPTEVLCEGACVYNLQEVKPIEIGRLQSFATTKVIKSGEKLFGPGADNGKKVAVIGAGPAGISAACELRSLGYGVDVFEAKAQPSGLTVYGVAPYKITNEETLAEMTYLQAQFGYNVHFNSAISSREELEKLEDKYDAIFLGIGLGKTNELGLPGEDKINCTGAVEFIAELRQHHHEVAVGRKVIVLGGGNTAMDAASESSRLGAENVILAYRRAKVEMGAYEFEYDLAKGVGVKGLFNVAPVEITGNGYVSGVKFIRTETKDGRVQEIAGSEFIEPCDMVIKATGQAKQTEFLSLIPGLKLDGKGRIMADAHTGQTSNPKYFASGDAWNGGAEVVNAAAEAKLTARGIHAYLSK; via the coding sequence ATGGCTGAATTTTCTACACCCACCACCGAGCAGCAATTCGCGGAAAATTTCGCGCAATTGAAGCCGGTGATGAACCGCACCGAGGCGCTGTACGAAAGCTCTCGCTGCCTGTTTTGCTTCGATGCGCCGTGTATAAAAGCGTGCCCGTCGGGGATTGACATTCCACAGTTTATTCGCCAGATAAATTCGGGCAACGACACCGGCGCGGCGCGCACCATTTACGAGGCCAATTACTTCGGTAACGCCTGCGGCAAGGTGTGCCCCACGGAAGTGCTCTGCGAAGGCGCATGTGTGTATAACCTGCAGGAAGTGAAGCCAATTGAGATTGGTCGCCTGCAGAGTTTTGCCACTACCAAGGTGATTAAGAGCGGCGAAAAGCTCTTCGGCCCCGGCGCAGATAATGGCAAGAAAGTAGCCGTTATTGGCGCCGGCCCGGCGGGTATTTCGGCCGCCTGTGAACTGCGTTCGTTGGGCTATGGCGTGGACGTATTTGAAGCCAAAGCGCAGCCTTCCGGTCTGACGGTTTACGGCGTCGCGCCCTATAAAATCACCAACGAAGAAACGCTGGCCGAAATGACTTATTTGCAGGCGCAATTCGGCTACAACGTGCATTTTAATTCCGCCATTTCTTCCCGTGAGGAGTTAGAAAAGCTGGAAGATAAATACGACGCTATTTTCCTCGGAATTGGCTTGGGCAAAACCAACGAATTGGGCTTGCCGGGCGAGGATAAAATAAATTGCACCGGCGCCGTGGAATTCATTGCCGAATTGCGGCAGCATCACCACGAAGTGGCGGTGGGCCGGAAGGTAATTGTGCTTGGCGGCGGCAACACGGCAATGGATGCCGCTTCAGAATCTTCGCGCCTCGGTGCGGAGAATGTGATACTCGCTTACCGCCGCGCCAAGGTAGAGATGGGTGCTTACGAGTTCGAGTATGACTTGGCCAAAGGAGTGGGGGTGAAGGGCTTGTTCAACGTGGCGCCGGTGGAAATTACCGGCAACGGCTATGTTTCTGGGGTGAAATTCATTCGCACCGAAACCAAGGACGGCCGCGTGCAGGAAATCGCCGGCTCTGAGTTCATCGAGCCTTGCGACATGGTTATTAAAGCCACGGGCCAGGCCAAGCAGACGGAATTCCTAAGCCTGATTCCCGGCCTGAAGCTGGATGGCAAGGGCCGCATCATGGCCGACGCGCACACCGGGCAGACGTCGAACCCGAAATACTTCGCTTCCGGCGACGCCTGGAATGGCGGGGCCGAAGTAGTGAACGCAGCAGCCGAAGCCAAACTCACAGCGCGCGGCATTCACGCTTATTTGAGCAAGTAA
- a CDS encoding nitrilase-related carbon-nitrogen hydrolase: MPRIIKSGLIQMSLPMTEGEGSIEEIKEAMVQKHIPLIEEAGRQGVQILCLQEIFNTPYFCPGQDKAWYASAEAVPGPTTERMAEYAKKYNMVMIVPVYERESAGFLYNTAAVIDADGTYLGKYRKNHIPHTTGFWEKFFFKPGNLGYPVFQTKYAKVGVYICYDRHFPDGARILGLNGAEIVYNPSATVAGLSQYLWKLEQPAHAAANGYFMGCINRVGEEKPWDLGRFYGTSYFVDPRGQIIAQADEYKDELLIAEFDLDMIDEVRNTWQFFRDRRPETYEKLVEL, translated from the coding sequence ATGCCCAGAATTATCAAATCCGGCCTCATCCAAATGAGCTTGCCGATGACCGAAGGCGAAGGCTCCATTGAGGAAATCAAGGAAGCCATGGTGCAAAAGCACATTCCGCTGATTGAAGAAGCCGGCCGCCAGGGCGTGCAGATTCTCTGCTTGCAGGAAATCTTCAACACCCCGTATTTCTGCCCCGGCCAAGACAAAGCCTGGTACGCTTCGGCCGAAGCCGTGCCCGGCCCGACGACTGAGCGCATGGCCGAATACGCCAAGAAATACAACATGGTGATGATTGTGCCCGTGTACGAGCGCGAGTCGGCCGGTTTTCTCTACAACACGGCCGCCGTGATTGACGCCGATGGCACCTACCTCGGCAAGTACCGCAAAAACCACATCCCGCACACCACCGGCTTCTGGGAGAAGTTCTTCTTCAAGCCCGGCAACCTAGGCTACCCCGTGTTTCAGACTAAGTATGCCAAAGTGGGCGTGTACATCTGCTACGACCGCCACTTCCCCGACGGGGCCCGCATCCTGGGTTTGAACGGTGCCGAAATCGTGTACAACCCCTCGGCCACCGTGGCCGGCCTTTCGCAGTACCTCTGGAAGCTGGAGCAGCCTGCGCACGCCGCCGCCAACGGCTATTTCATGGGCTGCATCAACCGCGTGGGCGAGGAGAAGCCCTGGGACCTGGGCCGCTTCTACGGCACCAGCTATTTCGTGGACCCGCGCGGCCAAATCATCGCGCAGGCCGACGAGTACAAAGACGAGTTGCTCATTGCGGAGTTCGACCTCGACATGATTGACGAGGTGCGCAACACTTGGCAGTTCTTCCGCGACCGTCGCCCTGAAACCTACGAGAAACTGGTAGAATTGTAG
- the hydA gene encoding dihydropyrimidinase, whose protein sequence is MSILLKNGRVITADSDAVCDILIEGETIVSIGRNLIADGAEVIDCTGKMVMPGGIDPHVHLEMPFMGTFSSDTYETGTRAALHGGTTTVIDFILQKQGSSLRSAFEEWSGRATGNAVGDYSFHMAVTDFNPSTKEEIKDMIAEGITSFKTFMAYKGALMIDDAQMVGLMQEVKKHGGLVTAHATNGDMIDTLIAQHRAQGKLTPLYHYLSQPEVTEAEASGRFADIANYTGVNAYIVHLTCEGALNQVRRATERNQRVLVETCIQYLTLDASLYEDEANGAKVVMSPPLREKKDQATLWAGLNQGLVNVVGTDHCPFMWEQKLMGKDDFSKIPNGHPAIEHRMELLFSEGVNKGRITPQKFVEVTSTNAAKIFGMFPRKGTISIGADADLVIIDPQKKHRISAVTHHMNVDYSAYEGWELTGKIDTVLLRGQVAVDAGETKVSKGYGKFIKRGKTNI, encoded by the coding sequence ATGTCCATCCTGCTTAAAAACGGCCGCGTAATTACCGCCGACTCGGACGCTGTCTGTGATATTTTGATTGAAGGCGAAACCATCGTGTCTATTGGCCGCAACCTTATAGCCGATGGAGCGGAGGTAATTGACTGCACCGGCAAAATGGTGATGCCCGGCGGCATCGACCCGCACGTGCATTTGGAGATGCCTTTCATGGGTACTTTTAGCTCCGATACCTACGAAACCGGCACCCGCGCCGCACTGCACGGCGGTACTACCACCGTCATTGATTTCATCCTGCAAAAGCAAGGCAGCTCCCTGCGTTCGGCCTTCGAGGAATGGAGCGGCCGCGCCACCGGCAACGCGGTGGGCGACTACAGCTTTCACATGGCCGTAACGGATTTTAATCCCAGTACCAAAGAGGAAATCAAGGATATGATTGCCGAAGGCATCACCTCCTTCAAAACCTTCATGGCCTACAAGGGCGCGCTCATGATTGACGATGCGCAGATGGTGGGCCTGATGCAGGAAGTAAAAAAGCACGGTGGCCTCGTAACGGCCCACGCCACCAACGGCGACATGATTGATACACTCATCGCCCAGCACCGGGCGCAGGGCAAGCTCACGCCGCTCTACCACTACCTCTCGCAGCCCGAAGTGACCGAGGCCGAAGCCTCCGGTCGCTTCGCCGACATTGCCAACTACACCGGCGTGAACGCCTACATCGTGCACCTCACCTGCGAAGGCGCCCTCAACCAAGTGCGCCGCGCCACCGAGCGCAACCAGCGCGTGCTGGTCGAAACCTGCATTCAGTACCTCACGCTGGATGCCTCGCTGTACGAGGACGAGGCCAACGGCGCGAAAGTGGTGATGTCGCCACCACTGCGCGAGAAAAAGGACCAAGCCACGCTCTGGGCGGGCCTGAACCAAGGGCTGGTGAACGTGGTCGGTACGGACCACTGCCCATTCATGTGGGAGCAAAAATTGATGGGCAAGGACGACTTCTCCAAGATTCCGAATGGCCACCCGGCCATTGAGCACCGCATGGAACTGCTGTTTTCGGAAGGTGTTAATAAGGGCCGCATCACGCCGCAGAAATTTGTGGAGGTGACCTCGACCAACGCTGCCAAAATCTTCGGCATGTTCCCCCGCAAAGGCACCATTAGCATTGGCGCCGATGCGGATTTGGTGATAATTGACCCGCAGAAAAAGCACCGAATTTCGGCCGTCACGCACCACATGAACGTCGACTATTCAGCCTATGAAGGCTGGGAACTGACCGGCAAAATCGACACGGTGCTGCTGCGCGGCCAAGTAGCCGTTGACGCTGGTGAAACCAAAGTTTCGAAAGGCTACGGGAAGTTCATCAAGCGCGGAAAAACGAACATTTAG
- a CDS encoding aminotransferase class III-fold pyridoxal phosphate-dependent enzyme, which translates to METTFATDKDQILHDNLDHTLFSWSKQTGLNPINAERAEGVYVYDRDGKRYLDFSAQLMNVNIGHGDQRVTEAVAAQMRELSYVYPGMITKARGDLGRRLAEITAPNLTKAFFTLGGAESIENAIKLARIYTGRHKIVSLYQSFHGASYGAMSVGGDPRKFAVDSQAMPGTVHVENPYFYRCPWYSETPEQCAQRAADAMERIIGYENPGSVAAIVLEGESGTSGCIKYPPGYWTRIREICDKHGILLIADEVMSGFGRTGKWFGSDHHNVKIDIMCMAKGITAGYLPLGAVMVDEKIAKSFDDKPLPLGLTYSAHPVSCAAAVAVLDIYESDNLLENTVEMGKYMDEQVAQLMRHHPSIGDWRNTGLFGCLELVKNRDTKEPMAPWNATPAQMDIMNQVAAKIRELGMYTFVRWNYIFICPPLSINKEEIDEGLAIISEAISIADKYVH; encoded by the coding sequence ATGGAAACCACCTTCGCCACCGATAAAGACCAAATCCTGCACGACAACCTCGACCACACGCTCTTCTCGTGGTCGAAGCAAACGGGCCTGAACCCCATCAACGCCGAGCGCGCCGAAGGGGTGTACGTGTACGACCGCGACGGCAAGCGCTACCTCGACTTCTCGGCCCAGCTCATGAACGTGAACATCGGCCACGGCGACCAGCGTGTGACCGAAGCCGTGGCCGCCCAGATGCGCGAGCTCAGCTACGTGTACCCCGGCATGATTACCAAGGCCCGCGGCGACCTCGGCCGGCGCCTTGCCGAAATCACCGCGCCCAACCTCACCAAGGCTTTTTTCACACTGGGCGGGGCCGAGTCGATTGAAAATGCCATCAAGCTGGCCCGCATCTACACCGGTCGCCACAAGATTGTGTCGCTATACCAGTCGTTTCACGGGGCCAGCTACGGCGCCATGAGCGTGGGCGGCGACCCCCGCAAGTTTGCCGTCGACAGCCAGGCCATGCCCGGCACCGTGCACGTCGAGAACCCCTATTTCTACCGCTGCCCCTGGTACTCCGAAACGCCCGAGCAGTGCGCCCAGCGCGCCGCCGACGCCATGGAGCGCATCATCGGCTACGAGAATCCGGGCAGCGTGGCGGCCATTGTGCTCGAAGGCGAATCGGGCACGTCGGGCTGCATCAAGTACCCGCCCGGCTACTGGACGCGCATTCGCGAAATCTGCGACAAGCATGGCATCCTGCTCATTGCCGACGAAGTGATGTCGGGCTTCGGTCGCACCGGCAAGTGGTTCGGCTCCGACCACCACAACGTCAAAATCGACATCATGTGCATGGCCAAGGGCATCACCGCCGGCTACCTGCCGCTGGGCGCCGTGATGGTAGACGAGAAAATCGCCAAATCCTTCGACGACAAGCCGCTGCCGCTGGGCCTCACGTACTCGGCGCACCCCGTGAGCTGCGCCGCCGCCGTGGCTGTGCTCGACATCTACGAGAGCGACAACCTGCTCGAAAACACGGTGGAAATGGGCAAGTACATGGACGAGCAGGTGGCCCAGCTCATGCGCCACCACCCCAGCATCGGCGACTGGCGCAACACCGGCCTCTTCGGCTGCCTGGAACTGGTGAAGAACCGCGACACCAAAGAGCCTATGGCTCCTTGGAACGCCACGCCCGCCCAAATGGACATTATGAACCAGGTGGCCGCCAAAATCCGCGAACTGGGCATGTACACCTTCGTGCGCTGGAACTACATTTTCATCTGCCCCCCGCTGAGCATTAATAAGGAGGAAATTGATGAAGGCTTGGCCATTATCAGCGAGGCCATTAGCATCGCGGATAAATACGTACACTAA
- a CDS encoding CoA-acylating methylmalonate-semialdehyde dehydrogenase, with protein sequence MEVQTLKYPAIRNFVAGKPLEDAATATMDVFSPLSGQLISTLPLSGAKALNAAVQAAKAAFPSWSATPIKERVQIFYRYKTLLERDMKALAELVREENGKTMDEARAEVEKAIELTEFACSMPQLIQGEFLEVSKGVEARAERKPLGVVASIAPFNFPNMVPHWTIPNAIVLGNTMILKPSEQVPLSAVKIAELLKEAGLPDGVLNVVNGDREIVEAICDHPDIQAVSFVGSTKIAKVVYIRATSNLKRCVALGGAKNHLMVLPDAHPEMTASNVAASMSGCAGQRCMAGSTMVGVGPVDDIVAKIVQEARKIVAGQNLGSVISKEAKERIEKHISEAEAAGAKVLLDGRNAVVPGHEDGYYVGATVIDYVTPDMRIAQEEVFGPVLAIMRTNTLDEALAIENANPYGNAAAVFTGSGSSARYVMDHANAGMIGVNIGVPVPREPFSFGGWNESKFGACDITGKSSIEFWTQLKKTTTKWNPESRVNWMS encoded by the coding sequence ATGGAAGTCCAGACTTTGAAGTACCCTGCCATCCGCAATTTCGTGGCCGGCAAACCCCTTGAAGATGCCGCCACGGCCACCATGGACGTGTTCAGCCCACTTTCCGGGCAGCTGATTTCCACCCTGCCCCTCAGCGGCGCCAAGGCTCTGAACGCCGCTGTGCAGGCGGCCAAGGCCGCCTTCCCCTCATGGTCGGCCACGCCCATCAAGGAGCGGGTGCAAATCTTCTACCGCTACAAAACCTTATTGGAGCGCGACATGAAGGCCTTGGCCGAACTGGTGCGCGAGGAAAACGGCAAAACCATGGACGAGGCCCGCGCCGAAGTCGAGAAAGCCATCGAGCTGACCGAGTTTGCCTGCTCCATGCCGCAGCTCATCCAGGGCGAATTCCTGGAAGTGAGCAAGGGCGTGGAAGCCCGCGCCGAACGCAAGCCGCTGGGCGTGGTGGCCAGCATCGCCCCGTTCAACTTTCCCAACATGGTGCCCCACTGGACCATCCCGAACGCCATTGTACTCGGTAACACCATGATTCTGAAGCCATCGGAGCAGGTGCCGCTGAGCGCCGTCAAAATCGCCGAACTACTGAAAGAAGCCGGCCTGCCCGACGGCGTGCTCAACGTGGTGAACGGCGACCGTGAAATTGTGGAAGCCATCTGCGACCACCCCGACATTCAGGCCGTGAGCTTCGTGGGCTCCACCAAAATTGCCAAAGTCGTCTACATCCGCGCCACCAGCAACCTCAAGCGCTGCGTGGCCCTCGGCGGGGCCAAAAACCACCTGATGGTGCTGCCCGACGCCCATCCCGAAATGACGGCCTCAAACGTGGCCGCCAGCATGTCGGGCTGCGCGGGCCAGCGTTGCATGGCCGGCTCCACCATGGTAGGCGTGGGTCCGGTCGATGACATCGTGGCCAAAATCGTGCAAGAAGCCAGGAAGATTGTGGCTGGGCAGAACCTCGGCTCCGTCATCAGCAAGGAAGCCAAGGAGCGCATTGAAAAGCACATCAGCGAAGCCGAAGCGGCCGGCGCCAAAGTCCTGCTCGACGGCCGCAACGCCGTGGTGCCGGGCCACGAAGACGGCTACTACGTGGGCGCCACCGTCATTGACTACGTGACGCCCGACATGCGCATCGCCCAGGAAGAAGTATTCGGCCCGGTGCTCGCCATCATGCGCACCAACACATTGGACGAGGCCCTGGCCATCGAAAACGCCAACCCCTACGGCAACGCCGCCGCCGTCTTCACCGGCAGCGGCAGCAGCGCCCGCTACGTGATGGACCACGCCAACGCCGGCATGATTGGCGTAAACATTGGCGTGCCCGTGCCCCGCGAACCTTTCTCCTTCGGCGGCTGGAACGAGTCGAAATTTGGCGCCTGCGACATCACCGGCAAAAGCTCCATCGAATTCTGGACGCAGCTGAAAAAGACGACGACGAAGTGGAACCCGGAGTCGCGGGTGAACTGGATGAGCTAG
- a CDS encoding WG repeat-containing protein has translation MVHHFLASPFDDAARANQFAAVRAALQRESAPDSLLLGNLVLEDGAEPIDALLVRPHSLTLLVLVPSGGRLSMPAHGHGRWLLSGGLPADAYEFDNLFEQLAQQKQAVTEWLRPRFSTAQVNLNAISGIVLFDGPVDFAPEATAALNSAPANFKLLPDAAALLPCLHQLASPEINLTEEYLREWTAEWAAFAAGAAEAAPAGPEAAAPPRAADALAKKARAFWGWLGAADVPDDPPYGVDLAAGRREEKQRLERLRQQMQADVAAQLQALEAREAERERSIAQLKAQLAQAPPVAATATALVSQIGAETREKEALEAQMEASRAESEVRNRELDAKIQQLTQLIERLNAQPAAPPIASPATNPAGPDAQPRDSRQSRPLSGTAFVSAATAARNLASGAQARLREQAGPRLRQLQVWGRRLPRLGLAAGAVALLGLGAWGIAHLDGSAPVPFQENGRWGFADAKGQPVIPVQFTAAKPFQNGRAVVAKAGAYGFVDEDGEETVAPAYDALNPYADGYARARVGDAYTFIDEAGEEFDSYYFNALDFAEGHAAVLDYRGWYYISGREEPEKPAIFKEAYSFVDGLARVRLADGFTYITPDYLDDPAEGTAPFGRYQHASDFADGRARVTQNGRTFLINKHGEEIK, from the coding sequence ATGGTTCACCATTTCCTTGCTTCTCCTTTCGATGACGCGGCCCGCGCCAACCAGTTTGCCGCCGTGCGCGCCGCCCTGCAACGCGAATCCGCTCCCGATTCTCTGCTGCTCGGCAACCTGGTGCTGGAAGACGGCGCCGAGCCCATTGATGCGCTGCTGGTGCGCCCGCACAGCCTCACGCTGCTGGTGCTGGTGCCCAGCGGCGGCCGGCTGAGCATGCCGGCGCATGGCCACGGCCGCTGGCTATTATCTGGTGGCTTGCCTGCGGATGCCTATGAATTCGACAACCTCTTTGAACAACTCGCGCAGCAGAAGCAGGCCGTAACCGAATGGCTGCGCCCCCGCTTTAGTACTGCGCAAGTCAACCTGAACGCCATTTCCGGCATCGTGCTGTTTGACGGGCCGGTCGATTTTGCGCCCGAAGCAACTGCTGCGCTCAACAGCGCCCCCGCGAACTTCAAACTACTGCCCGACGCGGCCGCCTTGCTGCCTTGCCTGCATCAGCTGGCTTCCCCTGAAATCAATCTTACCGAAGAATACCTGAGGGAATGGACTGCCGAGTGGGCCGCTTTCGCGGCGGGTGCTGCCGAGGCCGCTCCGGCCGGGCCCGAAGCTGCGGCCCCACCGCGCGCGGCCGACGCGCTGGCCAAAAAAGCCCGGGCTTTCTGGGGCTGGCTGGGTGCCGCCGATGTGCCCGACGACCCGCCCTACGGCGTTGACCTCGCCGCTGGCCGGCGCGAAGAAAAGCAGCGCCTCGAACGCCTACGCCAGCAAATGCAGGCCGACGTGGCTGCCCAGCTCCAGGCGCTGGAAGCCCGCGAAGCCGAGCGCGAGCGCAGCATCGCCCAGCTGAAAGCGCAACTGGCCCAGGCCCCGCCCGTGGCCGCCACGGCCACCGCCCTGGTCTCCCAAATAGGCGCCGAAACCCGCGAAAAAGAGGCGCTGGAGGCGCAAATGGAAGCCTCGCGGGCCGAATCCGAGGTCCGAAACCGGGAGTTGGACGCCAAAATCCAGCAGCTCACCCAACTCATCGAGCGGCTCAATGCCCAGCCTGCAGCGCCCCCAATCGCCAGCCCCGCTACCAACCCGGCCGGGCCCGACGCCCAGCCACGGGATTCGCGCCAATCCCGGCCGCTTTCCGGAACCGCCTTTGTGTCCGCCGCTACTGCGGCCAGAAATCTGGCCAGCGGAGCTCAGGCGAGGCTGCGGGAGCAGGCCGGGCCCCGGCTTCGGCAGCTGCAAGTGTGGGGCCGGCGGCTTCCGCGGCTGGGCTTGGCGGCGGGTGCGGTTGCCTTGCTGGGGTTGGGAGCCTGGGGCATTGCGCACCTGGACGGCAGCGCGCCGGTGCCGTTTCAGGAGAATGGCCGCTGGGGCTTCGCCGACGCCAAGGGCCAGCCCGTGATTCCGGTCCAGTTCACGGCGGCTAAGCCGTTCCAAAACGGCAGGGCCGTGGTGGCCAAAGCCGGCGCCTACGGCTTCGTGGACGAAGACGGGGAGGAAACCGTGGCCCCCGCCTACGACGCCCTGAACCCCTACGCCGACGGCTACGCCCGCGCCCGGGTGGGCGACGCCTACACTTTCATTGACGAAGCAGGAGAAGAGTTCGACTCCTATTACTTCAATGCCCTCGACTTTGCCGAAGGCCACGCCGCCGTGCTTGACTACCGCGGCTGGTATTACATCAGCGGCCGTGAGGAGCCGGAAAAGCCGGCGATTTTCAAGGAAGCCTATTCATTTGTCGACGGCCTGGCCCGGGTGCGGCTGGCCGATGGCTTCACCTACATCACTCCCGACTACCTCGACGACCCCGCCGAGGGCACCGCGCCCTTTGGCCGTTACCAGCACGCCAGCGACTTTGCCGACGGCCGGGCCCGCGTGACCCAAAACGGCCGCACGTTCTTGATTAACAAGCACGGCGAGGAAATAAAATAA